One window of the Mustelus asterias unplaced genomic scaffold, sMusAst1.hap1.1 HAP1_SCAFFOLD_198, whole genome shotgun sequence genome contains the following:
- the LOC144485554 gene encoding uncharacterized protein LOC144485554, with product MEKPWKCEDCGKGFNYPSHLETHRRSHTGERPFICCVCGKGFVQSQHLQSHQRSHSNKRHLKCSNCEKSFKSKKHLKQHQHTHTGERPFICSVCGKGFTQSATLMRHQQTHTGKRPFTCSVCGKGFIQSSTLLRHQRVHTGERPFPCSKCGKEFTRLDTLSLHQHVHTEKLLFKHYE from the coding sequence atggagaaaccgtggaaatgtgaggactgtgggaagggattcaattatcctTCCCATCTCGAAACTCATCGTCGcagtcacacaggagagagaccgttcatctgctgtgtgtgtggaaaaggTTTTGTTCAGTCACaacacctgcagtcacaccaacgCTCTCATTCCAATAAGAGACATTTAAAATGTTccaactgtgagaagagctttaagagcaaaaagcacttgaaacagcaccaacacacacacactggagagaggccattcatctgctctgtgtgtgggaagggattcactcagtcagccacaCTGATGAGACACCAGCAGACTCACACGGgaaaaaggccgttcacctgctcagtgtgtgggaaaggattcattcagtcatccaccctgctgaggcatcagcgagttcacactggggagaggccgttcccttgctccaagtgtgggaaggaattcactcggttAGACACTCTCAGTTTGCATCAACATGTTCACACtgaaaaattactttttaaacaTTACGAATGA
- the LOC144485551 gene encoding uncharacterized protein LOC144485551, with protein sequence MLTRQRARNSESSFTCSVCGKKFMCSSNLLAHQLDHIIQKPLQSSDSGESIETSEEQAQHQLLHTDERPFSCSHCGKRFSQSSRLAEHQLLHTHERPFSCSHCGESFSNSVHLTEHQPVHTKDRPFSCSQCGKRFTQSSHCTVHQLVHSQKRHFKCFKCEKTFKRRISLLRHQDTHTGERPYPCSVCGKRFAHSSHLLTHKRVHTGERPFLCSLCGKRFTRFSHLLTHKSIHTGGKPFTSSMCRKEEVQSTDQLTHQRVHTGEKLFTCSVCGKEFTRSYYLLRHRRVHTGERPFLCSVCGKRFPHSSQLVIHERVHTGERPYVCPVCGKAFASLQHLLKHRPVHTGEKPFSCSICGKRFTQSSDLLRHQYIHTGDRPFTCSVCGKGFIGSSSLQTHQRVHTGEKPFTCSVCGKGYTQVSSLQRHQRVHTATEPFTCSQCGKGFTDPSHLQRHQRVHTGEKPFTCSVCGKGYTQVSNLQRHQRVHTGERPFLCSVCGKGFTQSSGLLKHQRIHTGEKPFTCSVCGKGFTDSSYMLKHQRAHTATEPFTCSLCGKGFTDPSRLQRHQRVHTGAKPFNCSMCGKGFNQYYSLLKHRRLHV encoded by the coding sequence atgctgacacgacagcgagctcgcaatagtgagagttcattcacctgctccgtgtgtgggaagaaattcatgtgttcgtccaacctgctggctcaccaactcgatcacattattcagaagcctcttcaaagctctgactctggggaaagcattgaaacctctgaggaacaggcccaacaccagctccttcacactgacgagagaccgttcagctgctcccactgcgggaagaggttcagccagtcctcccgccttgcagagcaccagctccttcacacacacgagagaccgttcagctgctcccactgcgggGAGTCGTTCAGCAactcagtgcatctcactgagcaTCAACCAGTTCATaccaaggacaggccattcagctgctcccagtgtgggaagagattcactcagtcctcccactgcaccGTTCACCAACTGGTTCATTCTcagaagagacattttaaatgctttaaatgtgagaagaccttcaaaagaaggattagtctgctgagacaccaggacactcacaccggggagaggccgtacccctgttctgtttgtgggaagagattcgctcattcatctcatcttctgacacacaagcgagttcacactggggagaggcctttcctctgctccctgtgtgggaagagattcactcgatttTCACACCTTTTGACACACaagagtattcacactggagggaAACCATTCACCTCCTCAATGTGTAGAAAGGAAGAAGTTCAATCAACTGAccagctgacacaccagcgagttcacactggggagaagctgttcacctgctcggtgtgtgggaaggaattcactcggtcTTACTATCTTCTGaggcaccggcgagttcacactggggagaggccattcctctgctccgtgtgtgggaagaggtTTCCTCATTCATCCCAGCTTGTGATACACGAgcgtgttcacacaggggagaggccttaCGTTTGCCCTGTGTGCGGGAAAGCATTTGCTTCTTTACAACACCTGCTGAAACATCGGcctgttcacaccggggagaagccattctcTTGCTCCATTTGTggcaagagattcactcagtcatctgacctgctgagacaccaatacattcacacaggggacaggccgttcacctgctctgtgtgtgggaagggattcattggttcatccagcctgcagacacaccagcgagttcacaccggggagaagccgttcacctgctctgtgtgtgggaagggatacactcaggtatccagcctgcagagacaccagcgagttcacactgcgacagaaccgttcacctgctctcagtgtgggaagggattcactgatccatcccacctgcagagacaccagcgagttcacaccggggagaagccgttcacctgctctgtgtgtgggaagggatacactcaggtatccaacctgcagagacaccagcgtgttcacaccggggagaggccgttcctgtgctctgtgtgtggaaagggattcactcagtcatctggcctgctgaaacaccaacgcattcacaccggggagaagccgttcacctgctctgtgtgtgggaagggattcactgattcatcctatatgctgaaacaccagcgagctcacactgcgacagaaccgttcacctgctccctgtgtgggaagggattcactgatccatcccgcctgcagagacaccagcgagttcacactggggcaaaacctttcaactgctccatgtgtgggaagggatttaatcagtattacagcctgctgaaacatagacgacttcatgtgtga